A part of Streptomyces sp. NBC_01210 genomic DNA contains:
- a CDS encoding glycosyltransferase family 2 protein — protein sequence MSPTTAAFVPAHPPEFPRHVVTAVLVSHDGARWLPDALAGLLGQERPVQNVIAADTGSADDSARLVTEALGAERVLHLARRTGFGTAVDEAARTAGVLTPDDLPYLKRPSGWDPVSRSWRDDAYNMPELPHGEPVQWLWLLHDDSAPEPGALAELLRVADSDEYAAIVGPKLRGWYDRKQLLEAGVSIANSGRRWTGLDRREQDQGQHDQIRSVLSVSSAGMLIRRDVFEELGGFDRRLPLMRDDVDLCWRAHAAGHRVLIAPDAVMRHAEAAARERRTVDCAGRSVASPHRVDKAGAVYTLLTNARGATLPYVLLRIVFGTLLRTLAYLVGKVPGQAVDEVMGLFGTLLRPERIIAGRRRRSRRAVEAGELRPLFPPTGATVRATVEQVAGHFGGSSDADSGGSRHGAVESGPGGDDADFLEIEQFARLKKIGRKPGPVLFAVLLIVSLVACRGLFGSGALAGGALLPAPADVSELWSRYADNWHPLGTGGTQTAPPYLAVLAALSTLFLGSTGFALTVLLVCSVPLAGLTAYFASRPIVESRLLRAWGSVAYAFLPAATGALATGRLGTAVLAILLPLIARAGVAAHGLRGDIGGGRGSWRATWAYALLLTFTMAFTPIVWPIALVLGIGVLVLRRDDITAYGLRFLAAVGTPLLVLAPWSLTLLTGPSGFFREAGLEFGTGSAGALDLLGMSPGGPKAAGGILLIGIVLAALAALLRGERQFAIRAAWAAALVALIFAVLANGSGWAGPATLVYGIALLTAAVIGAEGGRSRVAAQNFGWRQPVAALVTLAAGIAPLLAAGNWMLSGAAGPLQRRDPVQVPAFVAAESDTRDQPRTLVLGGTSAAKVSYTLVRGSGGRLGDAELSEAGGNDGRLDKVVANLVAGSGADQTSQLSGFAIRYVLVRDGAPRQTGRVLDATPGLTRLSQLDGSALWRVDRQVARATIVTGKADPLPVAADPVEAHAKIPAGASGRVLRIADRADAGWQATLDGRVLTKTTVDGWAQGFELPAEGGRLDLTYDDPATHTGWIWTQGAFALVLLVLALPGRRREIDDDLPDEEIAVPAQPVEGEGRRARRLRAQAEAESEAEAESDTALETEVGTAEQVQAYAAPDPYGQLGAQQAEQQPTQYAAVPQQQYGEWDAQSYADTGYTAPYDNEQYQGGAQYDGRQQYGGEQYGDGQQYGAADQYQQQPYQADPYQAATYGDGQYQEGQYDPYGYDRQGGQPYPDGSETEQHPGNTSRGESE from the coding sequence ATGTCCCCCACCACAGCCGCGTTTGTTCCCGCACACCCGCCCGAGTTCCCGCGGCATGTCGTCACCGCCGTGCTTGTCTCCCACGACGGCGCACGCTGGCTCCCCGACGCCCTCGCCGGACTCCTCGGCCAGGAACGCCCCGTACAGAACGTCATCGCCGCCGACACCGGCAGCGCCGACGACTCCGCTCGGCTGGTCACCGAAGCACTCGGCGCCGAACGCGTACTGCACCTCGCCCGCCGCACCGGCTTCGGCACCGCCGTCGACGAAGCGGCCCGCACCGCCGGCGTGCTCACGCCCGACGACCTGCCCTACCTGAAGCGGCCCAGCGGCTGGGACCCGGTCAGCAGGAGCTGGCGCGACGACGCCTACAACATGCCCGAGCTGCCCCACGGCGAACCCGTCCAATGGCTGTGGCTCCTCCACGACGACAGCGCACCCGAACCCGGCGCTCTCGCCGAACTGCTGCGCGTCGCCGACTCCGACGAATACGCCGCCATCGTCGGACCCAAACTCCGCGGCTGGTACGACCGCAAACAGCTCCTCGAGGCAGGCGTCTCCATCGCCAACAGCGGACGCCGCTGGACCGGACTCGACCGGCGCGAACAGGACCAGGGGCAGCACGACCAGATCCGCTCCGTCCTCTCCGTCTCCTCCGCCGGCATGCTCATCCGCCGCGACGTCTTCGAGGAGCTCGGCGGCTTCGACCGACGACTGCCCCTCATGCGCGACGACGTCGACCTCTGCTGGCGCGCCCACGCCGCAGGGCACCGCGTCCTCATCGCCCCCGACGCCGTCATGCGGCACGCCGAAGCCGCCGCCCGCGAACGCCGCACCGTCGACTGCGCGGGACGCTCCGTCGCCAGCCCGCACCGCGTCGACAAGGCCGGGGCCGTCTACACCCTCCTCACCAACGCACGCGGCGCCACACTCCCCTACGTACTCCTGCGCATCGTCTTCGGCACCCTGCTGCGCACCCTCGCCTACCTCGTCGGAAAAGTCCCCGGCCAGGCCGTCGACGAAGTCATGGGCCTCTTCGGCACCCTGCTGCGGCCCGAACGGATCATCGCCGGACGCCGCAGGCGCTCTCGGCGAGCGGTCGAGGCCGGCGAACTGCGCCCCCTCTTCCCGCCGACGGGCGCGACCGTCCGCGCCACCGTCGAACAGGTCGCGGGCCATTTCGGCGGCAGCTCCGACGCCGACTCCGGCGGCTCCCGGCACGGCGCCGTCGAATCCGGACCCGGCGGCGACGATGCGGACTTCCTCGAGATCGAACAATTCGCCCGCCTGAAGAAAATAGGGCGCAAGCCGGGACCGGTGCTCTTCGCCGTCCTGCTCATCGTCTCGCTCGTCGCCTGCCGCGGACTCTTCGGCAGCGGCGCCCTCGCGGGCGGCGCACTGCTGCCCGCCCCGGCCGACGTCTCCGAGCTCTGGTCCCGTTACGCCGACAACTGGCACCCGCTCGGCACCGGCGGCACCCAGACCGCACCGCCCTACCTCGCGGTGCTCGCGGCGCTCTCCACTCTCTTCCTCGGCTCCACCGGCTTCGCACTCACCGTGCTGCTCGTCTGCTCGGTCCCGCTCGCCGGACTCACCGCGTACTTCGCCTCCCGGCCCATCGTCGAGTCCCGGCTGCTGCGGGCCTGGGGGAGCGTCGCGTACGCGTTCCTGCCCGCCGCGACCGGCGCACTCGCCACCGGACGGCTCGGCACCGCCGTACTCGCGATCCTGCTGCCCCTCATCGCACGCGCCGGCGTCGCCGCCCACGGACTGCGCGGCGACATCGGCGGCGGGCGCGGAAGCTGGCGCGCCACCTGGGCCTACGCCCTCCTGCTGACCTTCACCATGGCGTTCACACCCATCGTGTGGCCGATCGCGCTCGTCCTCGGCATCGGCGTCCTCGTACTGCGACGTGACGACATCACGGCATACGGACTGCGCTTCCTCGCCGCCGTCGGCACTCCGCTCCTTGTGCTCGCGCCGTGGTCGCTGACCCTGCTCACCGGCCCGTCCGGCTTCTTCCGTGAAGCCGGACTCGAGTTCGGCACCGGATCGGCCGGCGCACTCGACCTCCTCGGCATGAGCCCCGGCGGCCCCAAGGCCGCGGGCGGAATCCTGCTCATCGGCATCGTCCTGGCCGCACTTGCGGCCCTGCTGCGCGGCGAACGGCAGTTCGCGATCCGCGCCGCCTGGGCCGCCGCACTTGTCGCACTGATCTTCGCGGTGCTCGCCAACGGCTCCGGCTGGGCAGGACCCGCCACCCTCGTCTACGGCATCGCCCTGCTCACCGCCGCCGTCATCGGCGCCGAAGGCGGCCGCTCCCGCGTCGCCGCCCAGAACTTCGGCTGGCGCCAGCCCGTCGCGGCCCTCGTCACGCTCGCCGCCGGCATTGCCCCCCTTCTCGCCGCAGGCAACTGGATGCTCAGCGGCGCCGCGGGCCCGCTGCAACGACGCGACCCCGTCCAGGTGCCCGCCTTCGTCGCCGCAGAGAGCGACACCCGCGACCAGCCACGCACCCTCGTCCTCGGCGGCACCTCCGCCGCCAAGGTCTCGTACACCCTCGTACGCGGTTCCGGCGGCCGCCTCGGCGACGCCGAACTGTCCGAGGCCGGCGGCAACGACGGCCGCCTCGACAAGGTCGTCGCCAACCTCGTCGCGGGCTCCGGCGCCGACCAGACCAGCCAGCTCAGCGGCTTCGCGATCCGTTACGTACTGGTACGTGACGGAGCACCGCGCCAGACCGGCCGCGTCCTCGACGCCACCCCGGGCCTCACCCGGCTGAGCCAGCTCGACGGCAGCGCACTGTGGCGCGTCGACCGCCAGGTGGCACGGGCCACCATCGTCACCGGCAAGGCCGACCCCCTGCCCGTCGCCGCCGACCCGGTCGAGGCCCACGCCAAGATCCCGGCCGGTGCGTCCGGACGCGTGCTGCGCATCGCGGACCGCGCCGACGCAGGCTGGCAGGCAACGCTCGACGGCCGCGTGCTGACGAAGACCACCGTCGACGGCTGGGCCCAGGGCTTCGAGCTGCCCGCCGAGGGCGGTCGGCTGGATCTGACGTACGACGACCCCGCCACCCACACGGGCTGGATCTGGACCCAGGGCGCGTTCGCGCTGGTGCTGCTGGTGCTCGCGCTTCCGGGCCGGCGCCGGGAGATCGACGACGACCTGCCGGACGAGGAGATCGCCGTACCGGCTCAGCCGGTGGAGGGCGAAGGCCGCAGGGCACGCAGACTGCGCGCGCAGGCCGAAGCGGAGTCCGAAGCGGAGGCCGAGTCGGACACGGCGCTGGAGACAGAGGTGGGGACGGCCGAGCAGGTTCAGGCCTACGCCGCCCCGGACCCGTACGGCCAACTCGGCGCACAGCAGGCCGAGCAGCAGCCGACGCAGTACGCGGCGGTGCCCCAGCAGCAGTACGGCGAATGGGACGCGCAGTCGTACGCGGACACCGGGTACACCGCCCCGTACGACAACGAGCAGTACCAGGGCGGCGCCCAGTACGACGGCCGGCAGCAGTACGGGGGTGAGCAGTACGGCGACGGGCAGCAGTACGGCGCTGCGGACCAGTACCAGCAGCAGCCGTACCAGGCCGACCCGTACCAGGCGGCGACCTACGGGGACGGGCAGTACCAGGAGGGCCAGTACGACCCGTACGGCTACGACCGGCAGGGCGGACAGCCCTACCCCGACGGCAGCGAGACCGAACAGCATCCCGGCAACACTTCGCGAGGCGAGTCAGAGTGA
- the cofD gene encoding 2-phospho-L-lactate transferase, which translates to MRIVVLAGGIGGARFLRGLKQAAPEADVTVIGNTGDDIHLFGLKVCPDLDTVMYTLGGGINEEQGWGRTDETFQVKSELAAYGVGPEWFGLGDRDFATHIVRTQMLSAGYPLSAVTEALCARWNPGVRLLPMSDDRVETHVAVEVEGERKVIHFQEYWVKLRASVAAEAVVPVGADQAKPAPGVLEAIAAADVILFPPSNPVVSVGTILAVPGIREAIAEAGVPVVGLSPIVGDAPVRGMADKVLAAVGVEATAAAVAQHYGSGLLDGWLVDTVDAGAVAEVEAAGIRCRAVPLLMTDVDATAEMARQALALAEEVRA; encoded by the coding sequence ATGCGCATTGTGGTTCTGGCCGGCGGCATCGGCGGCGCCCGTTTCCTCCGCGGTCTCAAGCAGGCCGCGCCCGAAGCGGACGTCACGGTGATCGGCAACACCGGCGACGACATCCATCTGTTCGGACTGAAGGTCTGCCCCGACCTCGACACCGTGATGTACACCCTCGGCGGTGGCATCAACGAGGAGCAGGGCTGGGGCCGTACGGACGAGACCTTCCAGGTCAAGAGCGAGCTCGCGGCGTACGGCGTGGGACCCGAGTGGTTCGGTCTCGGCGACCGCGACTTCGCCACGCACATCGTCCGTACGCAGATGCTGAGCGCGGGCTATCCGCTCAGCGCCGTCACCGAGGCACTCTGCGCGCGGTGGAACCCGGGCGTGCGGCTGCTGCCGATGTCCGACGACCGCGTCGAGACGCATGTCGCCGTCGAGGTCGAGGGCGAGCGCAAGGTCATCCATTTCCAGGAGTACTGGGTGAAGCTGCGGGCGTCCGTGGCCGCGGAGGCCGTCGTGCCCGTCGGCGCGGACCAGGCGAAGCCGGCGCCCGGGGTGCTGGAGGCGATCGCCGCCGCCGACGTCATCCTCTTCCCGCCGTCCAACCCCGTCGTCAGCGTCGGCACGATCCTGGCCGTGCCGGGAATCCGCGAGGCCATAGCCGAAGCGGGCGTCCCGGTCGTGGGCCTGTCCCCCATCGTCGGGGACGCGCCGGTGCGCGGCATGGCGGACAAGGTCCTGGCCGCGGTGGGCGTGGAGGCGACGGCCGCGGCCGTCGCCCAGCACTACGGCTCCGGGCTGCTCGACGGCTGGCTGGTCGACACGGTGGACGCGGGCGCGGTGGCGGAGGTCGAGGCGGCCGGGATCCGCTGCCGGGCCGTGCCGCTGCTGATGACGGATGTGGACGCGACCGCCGAGATGGCGCGTCAGGCGCTGGCCCTGGCCGAGGAGGTACGGGCGTGA
- a CDS encoding DNA-3-methyladenine glycosylase family protein: protein MSGRFAPRTPTRTTVRGGHTTVPSGIPAQTRAGSSTRSWTPPGPLDLGLVLGPHRRGPGDPTFRTTPDGSVWRASRTPAGPGTLRVALHASAGAAEAEAWGPGADWLLEHLPTLLGEADDPAAFTPRHRLIAASQHRRPGLRLSRTGLVLESLIPSILEQKVTTDEAYRAWRLLVRKYGEPAPGPAPRMYVMPEPRTWALIPSWEWHRAGVDNKRASTILRAVRVARRLEEAAAMEPEQARARLELISGIGPWTSAETVQRSNGAPDAVSVGDVHLPGIVGYALAGDRDADDAAMLELLAPYAGQRHRAARLILLSGRTPPRRVPKMPRADIAGL, encoded by the coding sequence GTGTCAGGACGCTTCGCCCCCCGCACCCCCACCCGCACCACCGTGCGAGGCGGCCACACCACCGTCCCCTCCGGCATCCCCGCGCAGACGCGGGCCGGCTCCAGCACCCGGAGCTGGACGCCCCCCGGGCCCCTCGATCTCGGGCTGGTGCTCGGGCCGCACCGTCGCGGCCCCGGTGACCCCACCTTCCGTACGACCCCGGACGGCTCCGTCTGGCGCGCCAGCCGTACGCCCGCCGGCCCCGGCACCCTCCGCGTCGCCCTGCACGCGAGCGCCGGCGCCGCCGAGGCCGAGGCATGGGGCCCCGGCGCCGACTGGCTGCTCGAGCACCTCCCCACGCTGCTCGGTGAGGCGGACGACCCCGCCGCCTTCACCCCGCGCCACCGCCTCATCGCCGCCTCCCAGCACCGCCGTCCCGGCCTCCGCCTGTCCCGCACCGGCCTGGTCCTGGAATCCCTGATCCCCTCGATCCTGGAGCAGAAGGTCACCACGGACGAGGCGTACCGAGCCTGGCGGCTGCTCGTACGCAAGTACGGCGAACCCGCGCCCGGCCCCGCACCGCGTATGTACGTGATGCCCGAGCCCCGCACCTGGGCGCTGATCCCTTCTTGGGAGTGGCACCGCGCGGGCGTCGACAACAAGCGCGCATCGACGATCCTGCGCGCGGTCCGCGTCGCCCGCCGCCTGGAGGAGGCCGCAGCCATGGAGCCCGAACAGGCCCGGGCAAGGCTGGAGTTGATCTCCGGTATCGGCCCCTGGACCTCCGCCGAAACGGTCCAGCGCAGCAACGGCGCACCCGATGCCGTCTCCGTCGGTGATGTGCATCTGCCGGGCATCGTCGGCTACGCGCTCGCGGGCGACCGCGACGCCGACGACGCGGCGATGCTCGAACTCCTGGCCCCGTACGCCGGCCAGCGCCACCGCGCCGCCCGTCTGATCCTGCTGAGCGGCCGCACCCCGCCCCGCCGCGTGCCCAAGATGCCCCGCGCAGACATCGCCGGCCTGTAG
- a CDS encoding sugar phosphate nucleotidyltransferase, which translates to MPAPAGSRDDKVTEAILLVGGKGTRLRPLTVNTPKPMVPAAGVPFLTHQLARARAAGVEHIVLATSYLAEVFEPYFGDGSSLGLHLEYVTEEEPLGTGGAIRNVASRLHSGPEDPVLIFNGDILTGLDIEALVATHQSSGADVSLHLTRVEDPRAFGLVPTDSSGRVTAFLEKPQTPEEIVTDQINAGAYVFRRSVIDTIPTGRPVSVERETFPDLLSSGAHLQGMVDSTYWLDLGTPQAFVRGSADLVMGRAPSPAVPGRCGDRLVLPSATVAPDAKLTGGTVVGRGARIGGGARIDGSAILEGAVVEEGAEISASLIGAGARIGPRTVLSGVVIGDGASVGADNELRDGARVWCEAVLPPSSVRFSSDQ; encoded by the coding sequence ATGCCGGCCCCAGCAGGAAGCAGAGACGACAAGGTGACAGAAGCGATCCTCCTGGTCGGCGGCAAGGGCACCCGGCTGCGTCCGCTCACCGTCAACACGCCGAAGCCGATGGTTCCGGCCGCGGGCGTCCCGTTCCTGACGCATCAGCTGGCGCGGGCGCGGGCGGCGGGGGTCGAGCACATCGTGCTGGCCACGTCGTACCTGGCCGAGGTCTTCGAGCCGTACTTCGGCGACGGCTCCTCGCTCGGCCTCCACCTGGAGTACGTCACCGAGGAGGAGCCGCTCGGCACGGGCGGGGCGATCCGCAATGTCGCGTCGCGGCTGCACTCGGGCCCCGAGGACCCGGTCCTGATCTTCAACGGCGACATCCTGACGGGCCTGGACATCGAGGCGCTCGTCGCCACGCACCAGTCGTCCGGCGCGGACGTCTCGCTCCACCTCACCAGGGTCGAGGATCCGCGGGCGTTCGGTCTGGTCCCGACGGACTCTTCCGGCCGCGTCACGGCCTTCCTGGAGAAGCCGCAGACGCCCGAGGAGATCGTCACCGACCAGATCAACGCGGGCGCGTACGTCTTCCGTCGCTCGGTCATCGACACCATCCCGACGGGCCGTCCGGTCTCGGTCGAACGTGAGACCTTCCCGGACCTGCTGTCTTCCGGAGCCCACCTCCAGGGCATGGTCGACTCCACGTACTGGCTGGATCTCGGCACCCCGCAGGCCTTCGTCCGCGGCTCGGCCGACCTGGTCATGGGCCGTGCCCCGTCCCCGGCGGTCCCGGGCCGCTGCGGCGACCGCCTGGTACTGCCGTCGGCGACAGTGGCACCCGACGCGAAGCTGACGGGCGGCACGGTGGTCGGCCGTGGCGCCCGGATCGGCGGCGGCGCCCGTATCGACGGCAGCGCGATCCTGGAGGGCGCGGTGGTGGAGGAGGGCGCGGAGATCTCCGCCTCCCTGATCGGCGCGGGCGCGAGAATTGGACCCCGCACGGTCCTGTCGGGCGTGGTGATCGGAGACGGCGCGTCGGTGGGCGCGGACAACGAGCTCCGCGACGGCGCGAGGGTGTGGTGCGAGGCGGTGCTACCGCCGTCATCGGTGCGGTTCTCGTCGGACCAGTAG
- a CDS encoding cysteine dioxygenase encodes MNSDSDLQIAGDILAVQHLLQPAREHPATVADFVGLARSIAADRAQWAHLVQYDTTTRWYHRLRTGPGYEVWLLSWVPGQGSGLHDHGLSSGVLTVLDGELTERTADTSRSLSAGAQRVFAPGYVHEVVNDSLEPAVSLHIYYPGLTDMPMHSSQCSPAERDVVAA; translated from the coding sequence ATGAACAGCGACAGCGACCTCCAGATCGCCGGCGACATCCTCGCCGTACAGCACCTGCTCCAGCCCGCCCGTGAGCACCCGGCCACCGTCGCCGACTTCGTCGGCCTGGCCCGCTCCATCGCCGCCGACCGCGCGCAGTGGGCCCACCTCGTCCAGTACGACACCACCACCCGCTGGTACCACCGGCTGCGCACCGGTCCGGGCTACGAGGTGTGGCTGCTGTCCTGGGTCCCGGGGCAGGGCAGCGGGCTGCACGACCACGGACTGTCCTCCGGTGTGCTGACCGTCCTCGACGGCGAGCTCACCGAGCGCACCGCAGACACCTCCCGGTCCCTGTCGGCCGGCGCGCAGCGGGTGTTCGCGCCCGGATATGTGCACGAGGTGGTCAATGACTCGCTCGAGCCTGCGGTCAGCCTGCACATCTACTACCCGGGTCTGACCGATATGCCGATGCACAGCTCCCAGTGCTCCCCGGCCGAACGGGATGTCGTAGCCGCCTGA
- a CDS encoding WhiB family transcriptional regulator, with translation MTELFEQLLVEDADEELGWQERALCAQTDPESFFPEKGGSTREAKKVCLACEVRPECLEYALANDERFGIWGGLSERERRRLKKAAV, from the coding sequence ATGACCGAGCTGTTCGAACAACTGCTGGTCGAGGACGCGGACGAGGAACTCGGCTGGCAGGAGCGCGCGTTGTGCGCCCAGACCGACCCCGAGTCCTTCTTCCCTGAGAAGGGCGGATCCACCCGCGAGGCCAAGAAGGTCTGCCTTGCCTGCGAGGTCCGCCCCGAATGTCTCGAGTACGCCCTCGCCAACGACGAGCGATTCGGTATCTGGGGCGGCCTGTCCGAACGCGAACGCCGCAGGCTGAAGAAGGCCGCCGTCTGA
- a CDS encoding coenzyme F420-0:L-glutamate ligase: MNPPSYRVWALPGLAEVQPGDDLAKLITAASPELVDGDVLLVTSKIVSKAEGRVVEAADREAAIDAETVRVVARRGTLRIVENRQGLVMAAAGVDASNTPAGTVLLLPADPDASARAIREGLRESLGVDVGVIVTDTFGRPWRNGLTDVAIGAAGVRVLDDLRGGTDTYGNPLSATVVATADELAAAGDLVKGKVAGLPVAVVRGLPHLVADAAEGARAMVRVAADDMFRLGTSEAVREAVSQRRTVREFTDEPVDGGAVRRAVAAAVTAPAPHHTTPWRFVLLESAAARTGLLDAMRDAWIADLRRDGKSEESVAKRVRRGDVLRKAPYLVVPCLVADGSHHYGDERRDAAEREMFVVAAGAGVQNFLVALAGERLGSAWVSSTMFCREVVRDVLRLPEEWDPMGAVAVGHAAGAPKERPAREAEHFIEVR; this comes from the coding sequence GTGAACCCGCCCTCCTACCGGGTCTGGGCGCTGCCCGGTCTTGCGGAGGTCCAGCCGGGCGACGACCTCGCGAAGCTGATCACCGCGGCCTCACCGGAGCTGGTGGACGGCGACGTACTGCTCGTCACCTCGAAGATCGTGAGCAAGGCGGAGGGGCGGGTCGTCGAGGCGGCCGACCGCGAGGCAGCCATCGACGCGGAGACGGTACGGGTGGTGGCGCGGCGCGGCACCCTTCGTATCGTCGAGAACCGGCAGGGCCTGGTGATGGCCGCGGCCGGGGTCGACGCCTCCAACACCCCTGCGGGGACAGTGCTGTTGCTGCCCGCCGATCCTGATGCCTCGGCGCGGGCGATCCGCGAAGGGCTGCGGGAGTCGCTCGGCGTCGACGTCGGCGTGATCGTCACGGACACCTTCGGGCGGCCCTGGCGCAACGGTCTGACCGATGTCGCGATCGGTGCGGCGGGCGTGCGGGTACTGGACGATCTGCGCGGCGGGACCGATACGTACGGCAATCCGCTGAGCGCGACCGTCGTCGCCACCGCGGACGAACTGGCCGCGGCGGGCGACCTGGTGAAGGGCAAGGTGGCGGGTCTGCCGGTCGCGGTGGTCCGCGGTCTGCCGCATCTGGTGGCCGACGCGGCCGAGGGAGCGCGGGCGATGGTCCGGGTCGCGGCCGACGACATGTTCCGGCTGGGGACCTCGGAGGCGGTACGGGAGGCGGTGAGCCAGCGCCGTACGGTGCGGGAGTTCACGGACGAACCGGTGGACGGCGGTGCGGTACGCCGCGCCGTCGCCGCGGCTGTGACGGCTCCGGCGCCCCATCACACGACGCCCTGGCGGTTCGTACTCCTCGAATCCGCCGCGGCACGCACCGGGTTGCTCGACGCGATGCGGGACGCGTGGATCGCGGACCTGCGTCGCGACGGCAAGTCGGAGGAGTCCGTCGCGAAGCGGGTGCGGCGCGGGGACGTGCTGCGCAAGGCGCCGTATCTGGTCGTGCCGTGCCTGGTGGCGGACGGCTCGCACCACTACGGGGACGAACGCCGGGATGCCGCCGAGCGCGAGATGTTCGTGGTCGCTGCGGGCGCGGGCGTGCAGAACTTCCTGGTGGCGCTGGCGGGTGAGCGGCTCGGCTCGGCGTGGGTGTCGTCGACGATGTTCTGCCGCGAGGTCGTACGGGACGTGCTGCGGCTGCCGGAGGAGTGGGACCCGATGGGCGCGGTGGCGGTCGGGCATGCCGCCGGGGCGCCGAAGGAACGGCCGGCGCGGGAGGCGGAGCACTTCATCGAGGTGCGGTGA
- a CDS encoding DUF5719 family protein, with product MKRTTISLIATTVALAAITGFAALTAPGGGSTAEAGAAARLPVERSSLLCPAPSSSEIAETAYTSFTPVGKAGDAKDGAAELKASAATLADTGTAPKKETQKETQKETQKGAKKGAAAEGAKKPAPDKAVLALKEPGKPVAAKAAGGEAPALVGTATGRLAPGWTAQQTTTVTAGGSRGVLGVSCTAPDTDFWFPGASIAKNRQDYVHLTNPDPTAAVADIELYGKDGALKTTLTEGIPVPAGSSVPVLLSTLTSDPAADLTVHVTTRTGRVGAVVRAADDKAGSDWLAASADPSGTAVLPGIPADATSVQLVAFAPGDDDADLKVQLAGATGRITPAGHETLHIKSGMTAAVDLQDVTKGEAGSLILSPAQSSQATPVVAALRVVRGKGDKQEVAFIPATAPVGDRATAADNRAKGSILSLTAPDAGAQVKVTASAGTQGGTQVVKTYTVKAGTTLAVPPPVPAGLKGSYALTVETVSGGPVHASRTLTLPQDGIPMFTVQTLPDDRGTVAVPKAEQDLSVLDD from the coding sequence GTGAAGCGCACAACCATCTCCCTGATCGCGACCACCGTCGCACTCGCCGCGATCACCGGGTTCGCCGCCCTCACCGCACCGGGCGGCGGCTCGACGGCGGAAGCCGGGGCCGCGGCGCGGCTGCCCGTCGAACGCTCCAGCCTGCTCTGCCCGGCGCCGAGCAGCTCCGAGATCGCGGAGACGGCGTACACGTCGTTCACCCCGGTCGGGAAGGCCGGAGACGCGAAGGACGGTGCAGCCGAGCTGAAGGCGTCGGCCGCCACCCTGGCCGACACCGGCACCGCGCCCAAGAAGGAAACCCAGAAGGAAACCCAGAAGGAAACCCAGAAGGGCGCCAAGAAGGGCGCCGCGGCGGAGGGCGCGAAGAAGCCGGCGCCCGACAAGGCGGTGCTCGCGCTGAAGGAGCCCGGCAAGCCCGTCGCCGCCAAGGCCGCCGGCGGCGAGGCCCCCGCCCTCGTCGGCACCGCCACCGGCCGCCTCGCCCCCGGCTGGACCGCCCAGCAGACCACCACGGTCACCGCGGGCGGCTCGCGCGGCGTGCTCGGCGTCAGCTGCACCGCACCCGACACCGACTTCTGGTTCCCGGGCGCCTCCATCGCCAAGAACCGCCAGGACTACGTCCACCTCACCAACCCGGACCCGACGGCTGCCGTCGCCGACATCGAGCTGTACGGCAAGGACGGCGCCCTCAAGACCACACTGACCGAGGGCATCCCGGTCCCCGCCGGATCCAGCGTCCCGGTCCTGCTCTCCACACTGACCTCCGACCCCGCCGCGGATCTGACCGTCCATGTCACCACCCGCACGGGCCGCGTCGGAGCGGTGGTGCGGGCAGCCGACGACAAGGCGGGCAGCGACTGGCTGGCCGCCTCGGCCGATCCGTCGGGCACCGCGGTACTGCCGGGCATCCCTGCGGACGCCACCTCGGTCCAGCTGGTGGCCTTCGCGCCCGGCGACGACGACGCCGACCTGAAGGTGCAGCTGGCGGGCGCGACCGGCCGGATCACCCCGGCCGGACACGAGACGCTGCACATCAAGTCCGGCATGACCGCGGCCGTCGACCTGCAGGACGTCACCAAGGGCGAGGCCGGATCACTGATCCTCAGCCCGGCGCAGAGCAGCCAGGCGACCCCGGTGGTGGCGGCGCTGCGCGTCGTGCGCGGTAAGGGCGACAAGCAGGAGGTCGCCTTCATCCCGGCGACCGCACCGGTGGGGGATCGGGCGACCGCGGCCGACAACCGAGCCAAGGGCTCGATCCTGTCCCTGACCGCGCCGGACGCCGGCGCACAGGTCAAGGTCACCGCCTCGGCGGGTACGCAGGGCGGCACTCAGGTCGTCAAGACGTACACGGTCAAGGCCGGTACGACACTGGCGGTCCCCCCGCCGGTCCCGGCCGGCCTCAAGGGCTCGTACGCGCTCACCGTCGAGACGGTGTCGGGCGGCCCGGTGCACGCGTCACGCACGCTCACGCTGCCGCAGGACGGCATCCCGATGTTCACGGTGCAGACGCTGCCGGACGACCGGGGGACGGTGGCGGTGCCGAAGGCGGAGCAGGACCTGTCGGTACTGGACGACTGA